In Bacillus cytotoxicus NVH 391-98, the following are encoded in one genomic region:
- a CDS encoding PTS fructose transporter subunit IIABC codes for MKLLAITSCPNGIAHTYMAAENLQKAADKLGVQMKIETQGGIGVENELTEQDIREADGIIIAADRAVNKDRFIGKKLLVVGVQDGIRKPEELIQKVASGDVPVYHSQSKTVASNQQERKQNPIYRHLMNGVSFMVPFIVVGGLLIAIALTLGGEKTPGGLVIPEGSFWKEIEQIGGASFTFMVPILAGYIAYSIADKPGLVPGMIGGYIAATGSFYGSESGAGFLGGIIAGFLAGYIVLGIKKIKVPKAIQPIMPIIIIPVFATLVVGLAFIFIIGAPVAQAFELLTAWLAGMQGSSSILLALILGAMISFDMGGPVNKVAFLFGSAMIGEGNYEIMGPIAAAICIPPIGMGLATFIGKRKFQESEREMGKASFTMGLFGITEGAIPFAAQDPLRVIPSIMAGSMTGAVIAMIGHVGDRVAHGGPIVAVLGAVDNVFMFFVAVIVGSIVTALVVNVLKKDISKADMSEVVEIKEVSATKEIPQVLQETEVESKQVEIKKLTDITSLELIETDLTGETRDDIIDEMIQKLNHIGVLHSKAEFKQAIMNRENESTTGIGMNIAIPHGKSAAVKKPSVVFGIKQSGIDWKSLDGTKAKLIFMIAVPKESEGNEHLKILQILSRKLMDDSYRERLLSVRTKEEAYKLLDEIV; via the coding sequence ATGAAACTGTTAGCGATAACATCGTGTCCGAATGGAATTGCCCATACTTATATGGCAGCAGAAAATTTGCAAAAAGCAGCAGATAAATTAGGGGTTCAAATGAAAATTGAAACCCAAGGTGGTATAGGGGTAGAAAATGAGCTGACTGAACAAGATATTCGAGAAGCAGACGGGATCATTATAGCTGCTGATAGAGCGGTAAATAAAGATAGATTCATAGGTAAAAAATTATTAGTTGTCGGAGTTCAAGATGGTATCCGTAAACCAGAGGAATTAATTCAGAAAGTAGCAAGTGGAGATGTACCCGTCTACCATTCACAATCGAAAACAGTAGCAAGTAATCAACAGGAAAGAAAGCAAAATCCGATATATCGTCATTTAATGAATGGTGTATCTTTTATGGTGCCATTTATTGTAGTTGGTGGATTATTAATTGCAATCGCATTGACGCTCGGTGGAGAAAAAACACCTGGAGGTTTAGTAATTCCAGAGGGATCTTTCTGGAAAGAAATTGAACAAATTGGCGGTGCATCATTTACATTTATGGTTCCAATATTAGCTGGATATATTGCATACAGTATAGCTGATAAACCTGGTCTTGTTCCTGGTATGATTGGTGGATATATTGCAGCAACAGGAAGCTTTTATGGAAGTGAAAGTGGCGCTGGTTTTCTTGGCGGAATTATCGCTGGTTTTCTAGCAGGTTATATAGTATTAGGAATTAAAAAAATAAAAGTCCCGAAGGCGATTCAACCTATTATGCCAATCATTATTATTCCAGTGTTTGCTACACTTGTAGTTGGTTTAGCATTTATATTTATTATAGGTGCTCCTGTCGCACAAGCTTTCGAGTTATTAACTGCTTGGCTGGCGGGTATGCAAGGATCGAGTTCAATTCTCTTAGCATTGATTTTAGGAGCAATGATTTCATTTGACATGGGTGGTCCAGTCAATAAGGTTGCATTCTTATTCGGTTCAGCAATGATTGGAGAAGGAAACTATGAAATTATGGGGCCAATTGCTGCAGCAATCTGTATTCCACCAATTGGAATGGGACTTGCTACGTTTATAGGAAAGAGAAAGTTTCAAGAGTCAGAAAGAGAAATGGGAAAGGCATCATTTACAATGGGACTCTTTGGTATTACTGAAGGAGCTATCCCATTTGCTGCACAAGATCCACTTCGTGTGATTCCAAGTATTATGGCTGGTTCAATGACAGGTGCTGTGATTGCGATGATTGGGCATGTAGGTGATAGAGTGGCACATGGTGGTCCAATTGTTGCAGTGTTAGGAGCAGTAGATAATGTATTTATGTTCTTTGTAGCTGTAATTGTTGGTTCTATTGTGACTGCACTTGTGGTAAACGTGTTGAAAAAAGATATTTCAAAAGCCGACATGTCAGAAGTAGTAGAAATAAAAGAAGTTTCAGCGACAAAAGAAATACCACAGGTACTACAAGAAACAGAAGTAGAAAGCAAACAAGTAGAAATAAAAAAATTAACAGATATTACAAGTTTAGAGTTAATTGAAACAGATTTAACAGGAGAAACACGAGATGACATCATTGATGAAATGATTCAAAAATTAAACCATATTGGTGTACTGCATTCAAAAGCAGAATTTAAACAAGCGATTATGAACCGTGAGAACGAAAGTACAACAGGAATTGGTATGAATATTGCGATTCCACACGGGAAATCAGCTGCTGTTAAGAAACCGAGTGTAGTATTTGGGATTAAACAATCGGGCATAGATTGGAAAAGCCTTGATGGAACGAAAGCGAAATTAATATTTATGATTGCAGTACCAAAAGAAAGTGAAGGAAATGAACATTTAAAAATCCTTCAAATACTTTCTCGGAAACTAATGGATGACAGTTATAGAGAGCGTTTATTATCCGTCCGAACAAAAGAAGAAGCATACAAACTATTAGATGAAATTGTATAG
- a CDS encoding site-2 protease family protein translates to MQKKNTKGLWGILAAVGIFLFSKLKWVLAILKFAKFSTVFSMLLSLGAYAAIYGWKFGVALIYLLFVHEMGHLWAAKRKGIPTSPAIFIPFMGALIGMKEMPKNAKDEAYLAYMGPLFGLLSFLPAIPLYMLTNEPFWALVILLGSMLNFFNLIPVSPLDGGRIISVVSTKIWIGGLVLLLGYSIFFTSIIGFFIFVIGCMELYRVMKRDKPIEELGYKVEILKTYLSKLQEEFLETGAVHRTLYVAHHEMGQLRQKAKEKKLETGESQKIEVLEYIVPKFEALDYVPYEEEKEEHTNRMKEAIALLETKGNQWEKEKKQQEEYYKVDAKTRWIVFGCYIGLLVILGYAAYEGHVILQQYLPARNV, encoded by the coding sequence ATGCAAAAGAAAAATACAAAGGGATTATGGGGAATTTTGGCTGCAGTCGGAATCTTTTTATTTTCTAAGCTGAAATGGGTATTAGCAATTTTGAAATTTGCTAAATTTTCAACAGTATTTAGTATGTTGTTATCACTCGGAGCATATGCAGCTATATATGGTTGGAAATTTGGAGTCGCACTCATTTATTTACTTTTCGTACATGAAATGGGACATTTATGGGCGGCGAAGCGAAAAGGTATACCTACGTCACCGGCAATTTTCATTCCATTTATGGGTGCGTTAATTGGAATGAAGGAGATGCCGAAAAATGCAAAGGATGAGGCGTATCTTGCTTATATGGGACCTTTATTTGGTTTGTTATCATTTTTACCAGCTATTCCGCTTTATATGCTAACGAATGAGCCATTCTGGGCACTCGTGATTTTACTGGGAAGCATGTTGAACTTTTTTAATTTAATTCCGGTATCGCCTTTAGATGGCGGAAGAATTATTTCGGTTGTTAGCACGAAAATTTGGATTGGCGGTCTTGTTTTATTGCTTGGCTATTCCATTTTCTTTACAAGTATTATCGGATTTTTCATTTTTGTTATAGGATGCATGGAACTGTATCGAGTAATGAAGCGTGATAAGCCGATTGAAGAATTAGGTTACAAAGTAGAAATATTAAAAACGTATCTTTCTAAATTGCAAGAAGAGTTTCTTGAAACAGGAGCAGTGCATCGAACGCTTTATGTAGCTCACCATGAAATGGGACAATTGAGACAAAAGGCGAAAGAAAAGAAGCTTGAAACAGGAGAAAGCCAAAAAATTGAAGTATTAGAGTATATTGTGCCTAAATTTGAAGCGCTTGATTATGTGCCATATGAAGAGGAAAAAGAAGAACATACCAATCGTATGAAAGAAGCGATCGCGTTATTAGAAACAAAAGGAAATCAATGGGAGAAGGAAAAGAAACAACAAGAGGAATATTATAAAGTCGATGCGAAAACAAGGTGGATTGTATTTGGTTGTTACATTGGTCTACTTGTCATATTAGGCTATGCTGCTTATGAAGGACATGTGATTCTACAGCAGTATTTACCAGCGCGAAATGTGTAG
- the hmpA gene encoding NO-inducible flavohemoprotein — protein MLSQKTIEIVKSTVPLLQEKGVDITTRFYQIMFAEHPELLNIFNHTNQKIGRQQQALASAVCAAAMYIDHLEAIIPVVKQIGHKHRSLGIKAEHYPIVGNCLLQAIKEVAGAPQEVLDAWGEAYGVIADAFIRIEAEMYEEAAKKEGGWKELRNFIVVKKEKESDVITSFYLKPEDGGELSMFLPGQYVTVQIRIEGETYIHNRQYSLSDAPGKEYYRISVKRETSAEAPDGKVSNYLHDHVHEGDILPLSAPAGDFVLNIDSNLPVVLISGGVGITPMMSMFNTLTEREMDRDVYFIHAALNSKVHAMKEHVQKVAESKERVKVYTCYSAPTKQDVQAENFEKEGLIDLAWLQSIIPSNEAEFYFCGPVPFMKHINAVLLEWGVPADRIHYEFFGPAVSLQ, from the coding sequence ATGTTAAGTCAAAAAACAATTGAAATTGTAAAATCAACAGTACCATTATTACAAGAAAAAGGTGTTGATATCACGACACGCTTTTATCAAATTATGTTTGCGGAACACCCGGAGTTATTAAATATTTTTAATCATACAAACCAGAAAATAGGAAGACAACAACAAGCGTTAGCAAGTGCAGTGTGTGCGGCGGCTATGTATATTGATCACTTGGAAGCCATTATTCCTGTTGTCAAACAGATTGGTCATAAACATAGAAGCTTAGGAATTAAAGCTGAACATTATCCAATTGTAGGAAATTGTTTATTACAGGCAATTAAAGAGGTAGCAGGCGCACCGCAAGAAGTGTTGGATGCTTGGGGCGAAGCGTATGGTGTAATTGCTGATGCATTTATTCGTATCGAGGCGGAAATGTATGAAGAAGCAGCAAAAAAAGAAGGCGGCTGGAAAGAGTTACGTAACTTTATTGTTGTGAAAAAAGAGAAAGAGAGCGACGTTATTACATCGTTTTACTTAAAACCAGAAGACGGTGGAGAACTATCAATGTTTTTACCTGGTCAGTATGTAACGGTTCAAATTCGTATAGAAGGAGAAACGTATATACATAATCGCCAGTATAGTTTATCGGATGCTCCTGGAAAAGAGTATTATCGTATTAGTGTAAAACGTGAAACAAGTGCAGAAGCACCGGATGGGAAAGTTTCGAATTATTTACACGACCATGTTCACGAAGGAGATATTTTGCCACTCAGTGCACCAGCTGGAGACTTTGTATTAAATATAGATTCAAACTTACCGGTTGTATTAATAAGCGGTGGTGTAGGAATTACGCCTATGATGAGTATGTTTAATACGTTAACTGAGAGAGAAATGGACCGCGATGTATACTTTATTCATGCAGCGTTAAATAGTAAAGTCCATGCAATGAAAGAGCATGTCCAAAAGGTAGCAGAAAGTAAAGAAAGAGTGAAAGTATATACTTGTTATTCAGCACCAACAAAGCAAGATGTACAAGCGGAAAATTTTGAGAAAGAAGGACTTATTGATTTAGCTTGGTTACAATCTATTATTCCTTCAAATGAAGCGGAATTTTATTTCTGTGGTCCAGTACCATTTATGAAACATATCAATGCAGTGTTACTAGAGTGGGGAGTTCCAGCTGATCGTATTCACTATGAGTTCTTTGGACCAGCAGTTAGCTTACAATAA
- the manA gene encoding mannose-6-phosphate isomerase, class I: MMTEPLFFAPVFKERIWGGTHLTSFGYEIPSNQTGECWAFAAHQHGQSIVKNGKYKGLSLGELWEEHRDLFGNVEGKRFPLLTKILDANQGLSVQVHPNDEYANVHENGELGKTECWYVIDSEEDAEIIYGHHAKTKEELVTMIKQKEWNQLLHRVKVNPGDFFYVPSGTVHAIGKGILILETQQNSDTTYRLYDYDRKDSEGNLRELHLEKSIEVTETPCIQKQLSVKHEKIEDLSVTNFIECPYFSVEKWELDGSASLKQEKPFLLVSVIEGEGELIKEGEHFFFKKGDHFLLPSYFGEYNLRGNTNCIVSSL, translated from the coding sequence ATTATGACTGAACCATTATTTTTTGCACCTGTTTTTAAAGAAAGAATTTGGGGGGGAACCCATTTAACTTCTTTTGGATATGAGATTCCATCAAATCAAACTGGAGAGTGTTGGGCTTTTGCAGCGCATCAACATGGACAAAGTATTGTTAAGAACGGAAAGTATAAAGGGTTATCTTTAGGTGAATTGTGGGAAGAACATCGAGATTTATTTGGAAATGTGGAGGGAAAGCGTTTCCCTCTTCTTACAAAAATTTTGGATGCTAATCAAGGTTTATCTGTTCAAGTTCATCCAAATGATGAGTATGCCAATGTGCATGAAAACGGAGAATTGGGAAAGACAGAATGCTGGTATGTAATCGATTCCGAAGAAGACGCAGAAATTATTTATGGACATCATGCAAAAACAAAAGAAGAATTAGTGACTATGATTAAACAGAAAGAATGGAATCAACTGTTACATCGTGTGAAGGTGAACCCGGGAGATTTCTTCTATGTGCCAAGCGGAACTGTTCATGCAATTGGTAAAGGAATTTTAATACTAGAAACGCAGCAAAATTCTGATACAACCTATAGATTGTATGATTATGATAGAAAAGATTCAGAAGGGAACTTACGTGAACTTCATCTTGAAAAGAGTATTGAAGTAACTGAAACACCATGTATACAAAAGCAGTTATCGGTGAAACATGAAAAAATAGAAGATTTGAGTGTAACAAACTTTATTGAATGTCCGTATTTTTCAGTGGAAAAATGGGAGTTAGATGGATCAGCTAGTTTAAAACAAGAAAAACCCTTCCTTCTTGTTAGTGTAATCGAGGGGGAAGGGGAATTAATTAAAGAAGGCGAACACTTCTTCTTTAAAAAAGGAGATCATTTTCTATTACCTAGCTACTTTGGGGAATACAATTTGAGAGGTAACACTAACTGTATTGTTTCAAGTTTATAA
- a CDS encoding BglG family transcription antiterminator, translating to MNTRQKEILLLLLSEPNDYLLVQYLAEQVNCSEKTIRNDFKVIEEYLTNYSSAVLVKKPGLGVYLEIEEYEKVDLFNKLYRINNCTTYESDEERILRIAYNLLMNIKAVTAQDMASQHFVSRTTIKKDLDKIEKWLHHFDLTVVSKQRVGLIIEGNEKNKRKALARLSDLICNSELTNQFIKEQFSYHEVEFVTTELKALQKRYELFFSDDAFEGLLIHTLLMVRRMKLKQPILTSEEEMKTMQETKEYKWTLEFLKRLESVFAVHFTEEEATYLTAHILGGKFRYQDKTGGGDKLTESNPILSKVVKQLVQCMTQSCEMDFSRDQILIEGLTIHLYTTLNRLNYDLSVSNPMLHDIKRMYPYMFNMLIQVLEEINKSLNLCIPEEEAAYLTLHFEASVERLNHQEKSKNVIIVCHLGIGMSQLLRTKIERKFHHVHVMDCIAKADLHEYLKKHRQVDLVISTVFLSDLNIPHIVVSPLLEGTEEKKLGDFIKECDEPSYKKQKDFVMLNYTSPFLIFLQQDVQHPYELIEKLAYALHSKGYVDKEYAENAIVREKMSATTIGAGIAIPHGNPKFIKESVIAIATLKEPIDWGAEKVSLVFMLAVKSDGQEVTKRLFYELSLISEQPYFVQKLTKETNVMKFLSYLHN from the coding sequence ATGAATACAAGACAAAAAGAAATTTTGCTTCTGTTGTTATCTGAACCTAATGACTATTTATTAGTACAATACCTTGCAGAACAAGTAAATTGCTCCGAAAAAACAATTCGTAATGATTTTAAAGTAATTGAGGAATATCTGACGAATTATTCGAGTGCAGTTCTTGTAAAGAAACCGGGCTTAGGGGTTTACTTAGAGATTGAAGAATATGAAAAGGTAGATTTATTTAATAAACTTTATCGTATAAATAATTGTACAACGTATGAATCAGATGAAGAAAGAATCCTACGAATTGCTTATAACTTGTTAATGAATATAAAAGCAGTTACTGCACAGGATATGGCTTCTCAACATTTTGTAAGCCGGACTACTATAAAAAAAGATTTAGATAAAATTGAAAAGTGGTTACATCATTTTGACTTAACTGTCGTTTCAAAACAGCGAGTAGGATTGATTATTGAGGGGAATGAAAAAAACAAAAGGAAAGCGTTGGCTAGATTATCAGATTTAATTTGTAACTCTGAACTAACGAATCAATTTATTAAGGAACAATTTTCATATCATGAAGTTGAATTTGTTACAACTGAATTGAAAGCGCTCCAAAAACGATATGAATTGTTTTTTTCAGATGATGCATTTGAAGGATTATTAATACATACGTTGCTTATGGTACGGAGAATGAAACTGAAGCAACCCATTTTAACTTCTGAAGAGGAAATGAAAACAATGCAAGAAACTAAAGAATACAAATGGACATTAGAGTTTTTAAAACGATTAGAGAGTGTTTTCGCGGTTCATTTTACAGAAGAAGAAGCAACGTATTTAACAGCTCATATTTTGGGTGGGAAATTCCGTTATCAAGATAAAACAGGAGGAGGGGATAAACTTACTGAAAGTAATCCGATCCTTTCTAAGGTTGTAAAGCAACTAGTTCAATGCATGACACAGTCGTGTGAAATGGATTTCAGTAGGGACCAAATTTTAATCGAAGGATTAACTATTCATCTATACACCACATTGAACCGCTTGAACTATGATCTTTCTGTATCTAATCCTATGCTACATGATATAAAAAGAATGTATCCTTATATGTTTAATATGTTGATTCAGGTATTAGAAGAAATAAATAAATCTCTAAATCTATGTATTCCGGAAGAAGAAGCAGCATATCTCACTCTACACTTTGAAGCATCTGTTGAACGGTTAAATCATCAGGAAAAATCAAAAAATGTAATTATTGTCTGTCATCTAGGAATTGGTATGTCACAGCTGTTACGGACAAAAATTGAGCGGAAATTTCATCATGTCCATGTGATGGACTGTATTGCAAAAGCTGATTTACATGAATATTTAAAGAAACATCGCCAGGTGGATTTGGTTATTTCTACCGTTTTTCTCTCGGATTTAAATATTCCTCATATTGTAGTATCCCCATTATTAGAGGGAACGGAAGAAAAGAAACTAGGAGACTTCATAAAAGAATGCGATGAACCGAGTTATAAAAAACAAAAAGATTTTGTTATGCTTAATTATACATCTCCATTTTTAATATTTTTACAACAAGATGTACAACATCCATATGAATTAATTGAAAAGTTAGCATATGCTTTACATAGTAAAGGGTATGTAGACAAAGAGTATGCAGAAAATGCGATTGTAAGAGAGAAGATGTCGGCAACAACAATTGGAGCTGGGATTGCGATTCCTCACGGCAATCCTAAGTTTATTAAGGAGTCAGTCATTGCAATTGCTACATTAAAAGAACCGATTGATTGGGGGGCAGAGAAGGTATCACTTGTATTTATGCTAGCAGTTAAAAGTGATGGACAAGAGGTAACGAAACGATTGTTCTACGAGCTATCTTTAATAAGTGAGCAACCATACTTTGTTCAAAAGCTGACGAAAGAAACAAATGTAATGAAATTTTTATCCTATCTACATAATTAA
- a CDS encoding bifunctional metallophosphatase/5'-nucleotidase: MYPFFLFTFLMKLVISIFIPSPNIPVQIISLNDFHGQLNTTSMLHGKAVGRADYLASYIQMYRMKNPNTLLVHTGDMIGGSPPISALFHDEPTMEFLNKLQFDVGTVGNHEFDKGPITLYQLINGELFYKKTTFSGSTFPYICANVVDNRSNKPLFPPYTIKWIEGIPIAFIGITTKDTPFVTMYSNMSSVRFLDEASTVNDYVHHLQQQGIHAFIILAHLGGRTNEGITNGELAHLANKVDADVDIIFGGHTHSYINGNMNGKLLVQAYSYGKAFSNVTLTLNRTTKDIMKKQAEIIPVYQEKLLPNPHITSWLQTYSSKIHSKVEETLGVTNYKLTRKQNKHGESDLGILIATAQRQTMNANIAFVNPGSIRYDLQKGNITWEDTFLIQPFGNKLIKMDLSGKEIRRALQEQWEGETRILQVSGLRYSLKDYTLQNISLENGTPLRDNEVYSVVINSFLANGGDKFSVFKAGRNRIEGPTDQEALANYIRSISYINTLPQSFIQKNY, translated from the coding sequence ATGTATCCCTTCTTCTTGTTTACTTTCTTGATGAAATTGGTTATCTCTATTTTCATTCCTTCTCCGAACATACCCGTACAGATTATTAGCCTCAACGATTTTCATGGACAATTAAATACAACATCTATGCTACATGGAAAAGCTGTAGGACGCGCAGATTACCTCGCTAGCTATATTCAAATGTATCGCATGAAAAATCCAAATACTTTGCTTGTACATACTGGAGATATGATCGGTGGAAGCCCTCCTATTTCAGCATTATTTCATGACGAACCAACTATGGAATTTCTCAACAAACTACAATTTGATGTAGGTACAGTTGGAAATCATGAATTTGATAAAGGTCCTATCACGCTATACCAACTTATTAATGGTGAACTTTTTTATAAAAAAACTACTTTTTCTGGTAGTACATTTCCTTATATATGTGCAAATGTAGTAGATAATCGTAGCAATAAGCCTCTCTTTCCACCTTATACAATTAAATGGATTGAAGGGATTCCGATTGCATTTATTGGTATCACAACAAAAGATACTCCTTTTGTCACAATGTATAGCAATATGTCCTCTGTGCGCTTTTTAGATGAAGCTTCTACAGTTAATGATTATGTGCATCACCTACAACAACAAGGTATTCATGCATTTATTATTCTTGCGCATCTTGGCGGTCGCACAAATGAAGGTATTACAAATGGAGAACTAGCTCATCTAGCAAATAAAGTAGACGCTGATGTTGATATTATCTTTGGAGGGCACACTCATTCTTATATAAACGGAAATATGAACGGAAAATTACTTGTTCAAGCTTATTCTTATGGAAAAGCTTTTTCAAACGTTACTCTTACCTTAAATCGAACAACGAAAGACATTATGAAAAAACAAGCCGAGATTATCCCTGTTTACCAAGAGAAACTTCTGCCGAATCCACACATCACATCATGGCTACAAACTTATTCTTCAAAAATTCATTCTAAGGTAGAAGAGACATTAGGCGTAACAAATTACAAGCTCACTCGAAAGCAGAATAAACATGGGGAATCCGATTTAGGAATACTGATTGCTACAGCACAACGCCAAACAATGAATGCTAATATTGCCTTTGTAAACCCTGGAAGCATTCGATACGACTTACAGAAAGGGAACATTACATGGGAAGATACTTTTCTCATACAGCCATTTGGAAACAAACTTATTAAAATGGATCTATCCGGAAAAGAAATTCGAAGAGCCTTGCAAGAACAATGGGAAGGTGAAACGCGTATTTTACAAGTTTCAGGACTACGTTACAGTTTGAAGGATTATACTTTACAAAATATTTCACTAGAAAACGGAACACCATTGCGAGATAATGAAGTATATTCAGTTGTCATCAATTCATTTTTAGCAAATGGCGGAGATAAATTTAGTGTGTTTAAAGCAGGGCGAAATCGAATCGAAGGCCCAACAGATCAAGAAGCTCTTGCAAATTACATACGCTCCATTTCATATATCAATACGCTTCCACAAAGTTTCATCCAAAAAAACTATTGA
- a CDS encoding DDE-type integrase/transposase/recombinase, translating into MSVQLYTSKTVPLRIIIYSEVRKQLEKNQPEQKMVTDMTYLFYEKGKKAYLSCVKDCKMRESLAYHVSPSLQMEIVYQTLKKWKVRFGGTIHPEVLLHSDQGVHYTHPEYQKRVREMGLRQSMSRRGNCLDNAPMESFFGHMKDE; encoded by the coding sequence ATTTCTGTACAACTTTATACAAGCAAAACTGTACCTTTAAGAATAATCATTTACAGTGAGGTAAGGAAACAACTAGAAAAGAATCAACCGGAACAAAAGATGGTAACCGATATGACGTATTTATTTTATGAGAAAGGGAAAAAAGCATATTTATCGTGTGTAAAAGATTGTAAGATGCGAGAGAGTTTAGCCTATCACGTCTCTCCCTCTTTACAAATGGAGATCGTCTATCAAACACTCAAAAAATGGAAAGTTAGATTCGGAGGCACCATTCATCCAGAAGTCCTGCTTCATTCCGATCAAGGTGTTCATTACACTCATCCGGAATACCAAAAGCGAGTAAGAGAAATGGGGCTCAGACAATCTATGTCACGTAGAGGCAACTGCTTAGATAACGCTCCAATGGAATCCTTTTTCGGTCATATGAAGGATGAATGA
- the brnQ3 gene encoding branched-chain amino acid transport system II carrier protein BrnQ3 translates to MNTVSRKHVFFTGLMLFSLFFGAGNLIFPPMLGQNAGDHFWPAMVGFLLTGVGLPLLTVIAISLSGNGMQQLASHVHPIFGIFFAVIVYISIGPAMGIPRVANVAYEMGISSFLPEDIRTSSLTLFVYTVVFFSLVYWLSLNPSKLVDRIGNILTPVLLFSIFLLFVKSVFTPLGPSGPAMQDYVTSPTFKGFMEGYLTMDTISALAFGIIVVNAIRSKGVEDRKTVAIATTKAGLVAAIGLILVYVALGWLGVTSVSLGYAKNGGQLLTVIVQQLFGPYGLSLLAIIVTLACLTTCVGLVSACSQYFSTLLVKFSYKNFARGICVAGLLVANLGLTKIIAISIPILLVVYPIAIVLVLLSLLHKFFGGYRSVYVGTLVGAGVVSVFDGLKQGNVSVSFITSYFEWIPLYTEGIGWLLPSCLGAIIGLIVAKQKNAKLVPSVENTSESKVS, encoded by the coding sequence ATGAACACTGTATCAAGAAAGCATGTGTTTTTCACAGGACTTATGCTATTCTCTTTATTTTTTGGAGCAGGTAACTTAATTTTCCCTCCAATGCTTGGACAAAATGCAGGTGATCATTTCTGGCCAGCTATGGTCGGGTTCTTATTAACAGGTGTCGGCTTGCCTTTATTAACCGTTATTGCAATCTCTCTTTCTGGAAATGGAATGCAGCAGCTTGCGAGTCACGTTCACCCAATATTCGGAATTTTCTTTGCGGTTATCGTTTATATTTCAATTGGTCCAGCTATGGGAATTCCACGTGTTGCAAATGTTGCTTATGAAATGGGAATTAGCTCATTTTTACCCGAAGACATTCGTACTAGTTCACTTACATTGTTTGTGTACACAGTCGTTTTCTTTTCTCTTGTATATTGGCTAAGCTTAAATCCTTCTAAACTAGTAGATCGTATCGGTAATATATTAACACCTGTTTTATTATTTTCTATTTTCTTATTATTTGTAAAAAGTGTGTTTACGCCACTTGGCCCGTCAGGTCCAGCTATGCAAGACTATGTAACTTCCCCTACTTTCAAAGGATTTATGGAAGGATATTTAACAATGGATACGATTTCTGCACTTGCATTTGGAATTATTGTTGTAAACGCCATTCGCTCAAAAGGTGTAGAAGATCGAAAAACGGTTGCAATCGCAACAACAAAAGCAGGCCTTGTTGCCGCTATCGGACTCATCCTTGTATATGTTGCACTCGGTTGGTTAGGTGTAACGAGCGTTTCACTTGGATATGCAAAAAATGGTGGTCAATTACTTACAGTGATTGTTCAACAACTATTCGGTCCATATGGTCTTTCTTTATTAGCTATTATTGTAACGCTTGCTTGTTTGACAACATGCGTAGGACTCGTCTCAGCATGTAGCCAATATTTTTCAACATTATTAGTAAAATTTTCATACAAAAATTTCGCTAGAGGCATTTGTGTAGCCGGGCTTCTCGTAGCCAACTTAGGATTAACAAAAATTATCGCAATCTCTATACCGATTTTACTTGTTGTATATCCAATCGCAATTGTCCTTGTACTCCTTTCACTCCTTCATAAATTTTTTGGCGGTTATCGCTCAGTTTATGTTGGCACTTTAGTCGGCGCCGGAGTAGTAAGTGTGTTTGATGGTTTAAAGCAAGGAAATGTTTCCGTTTCATTTATTACTTCTTACTTTGAATGGATTCCATTATATACAGAAGGCATCGGTTGGCTATTACCATCATGTTTAGGAGCAATAATTGGTCTTATTGTCGCAAAACAAAAAAACGCAAAACTAGTTCCATCGGTAGAAAATACCTCTGAATCGAAAGTATCCTAA